In Pyxicephalus adspersus chromosome 10, UCB_Pads_2.0, whole genome shotgun sequence, the DNA window tgcttctgcatctgatgagtcaccgggggagttcccggtgatgtttgtgcgtgtgtacgtcccggccggacggggcgggaaattcaaaatccatttgtattgcattcaatacaaaataactatattgaatgcaatacattggatttttatgtgtaaaagcagtacattgttttcaagaacatttattttacagtatatataatagtatgagtatattatgttttttttaaattttttttttcttttaattattttttttaaaatatatagattttttaatttattcaatttattgttgttaaatgattatgtatttcaaactttattatactcatactattatattatactgtaaaataaattttcatgaaaaataatgtaccacttttagacatataaaaccagaaagaaatgaaccactagggaggttaaatgtctgtgtgttttttcaataaaattacaaaaagacaGGTATACAAGAATTTGTGAGTTTCTAGAGCCACTCCAAGATGAACCTGGAGGTAAACAGCCAGTCCTAGGGTGGTGAGTGCTTCACagaatgggccttatttaataaagctctccaagggtggagaggatacactttcatcagtgaagctgagtgatccagcaaacctggaatgtattaatTAGGCTATATATAAATTCagcattgataaaataaaaaggcaatacCAATTATCAGGTATAATGAAACACAGAGGTAATACTACTGGCCACATGTGGCACTAAAATACAGAGGTAAAACTAGTACACTGCTACATAATTAAATGCTGCTATTTTATTACCACCCCATGAACATATATATTaggttattttatttgcatttctatttattactcttttgaatgttagcagtggcAGACACATTTTGTGTCCTGGGTTTATACTTGAACCAAtgcattttactgtattttcaagtaaaaagAAGTAAGTTTATATTCAAGATAATACAGTATTATAAATATGACAAACTGTGAATATATCTCTGTAAATGTAGAAGTAAAAACGCCAACGTTTTCAAGCTCTTTCTATGACAGTTGTCCATATTAGTAAACCCACGACCATttcttaaaaaacacatttatttacacgACTATCTAATGTCCAAAGttcagaagaaataaaaaccacTAATAGCAGGCAAGAATTCCTGGCATTTAtccctaaacctaaaaaaaagtgttgttgaAGGTAAACCTTACtggcaatacatttttaaactactTTATCCTGTACGCTTTTCTATGGATAATGGAAGGGCAACTAAAGAACATATTTACTTATGTTTGTATAAAAGATCAGTGAATACTGAGTAAAAGCTGTGAAGCATCTGTAAAAGcattgataaatagaccccaaatatatttttatagatttttagatGAGAAGTCTAACAATATAAACGTGTTATTTATTTCTAACTGTATAGGTATTATTACAGCTCACCTATTCCTATAGAAAGTTTAACAGGCTGAAATATACCAGCGGTGTCTGCCCTCCAGTGGTTACTTGCTAGTATTGCAGTTATCTCATTGACTCTCTTCTGGTTGCCAGTAGAAATGCAAACAAACAGTGTTGTCCATGTGTATAAGTGGCAGCAAACATGCTGGCAgctaaaaagaaactaaaaaagacTATTAAAAAATCATCCTCTTCTGAAGTAACGCAAGTAGAAAAGCCCCTGTTTGAATTTTCACAGACTCCAAGGCCAGTCCCAGGAGAAAAGGTATGCATAAAATTTCCAAATTTTATTCAATCCTATTTATGGTAGATTTAGAGTAAAGGGAAGGTTAACTATTATAGGTATTTCCAATTTCTAGACAATGGATTCTTAAAGCTACAAAACCCCAAACACAAATgccaatacaaaaattattagaaaaaaagcattttacttatcacagaatgtattatttttacatagaacAACATTGTTACAAATAGTACAAATATGCATTACTATGGTAATGACACAATTGCTTTTACTAATAAAACtggtttctctaccagggttcctccagaggttggtgggggttctttgaacaatgatctgtttttgactctcaggtcagtttaggtgacaccaatgatctttttagctatctgtaaggatgatatttttctcactggccagcaattctTCTTGCTTAccaactaatgtactgtgagttgtggatctagtaattatagaagaggatTCCTAAAGACTAGAAAGTCATTTGAAGGATTTAAAGATtcattaatgttaaaaatgtcaagaaaggctgccTTGGACTAACAATCACACTTACCCTGTTAATGACTCCCAACACTTATTCTTAATCATTGCACAAACCCTCACATTAATCATCTCTATAACTTTAGCATTAGCCCTCTGTGTAGCCATCTCCATATGGAAAGTGTCATAACCTACAAGAAATACCAAAGTAAAAACACAGCTGACAGCTGGCATAAAACAAATAAGTTGCATTCTTATATTATTGAATATTGCTCATAGAAATGTTCATGTCTATATTTGTAGAAAAGAACAAGAAGAAAATTTATTataccattattttattaaagagcTGCTTGTCATTTTATTCTTTACTGCTATGCGTGTCTTCATTTTAGTTGTTGGCAGCTCTTCAAGAATGGGGACATGGACATCAGAAAACTGGCGTATCAAATCCTATTGAAGAATCAGACAGAAGGTCATCATTAGGAAACTCAGAAGATTTCAAACTTGTCTTcaaatgtgtaaatataagtAACTcggggtaagtgcaatactatgCATAATTAAACAATAGCAAAGTTGTGGGATAATTCTTTTTTTCGCCAATAATAAAACCTGGTTCAGGTTTAAAAAGTGAGAGAAGAAGTGGTATTCTAGTTATGTGTACCTTGGTGGTCTCAGTCAGATGTGGGCATTAGGAAAGAGCtagcgagatttttaaactcaatcgTGCGGCGAATTCattgcatgaatgaatgcagccctgggaattctcctgtaatgatttcctggaactccCATCGAGAGTTCacggaaattttcatgagaatgccagaggccttcccgctcatccctagtgggcATCTTATATCTTTAAAACATTAACAGAGGTACTGTATATTCAGTCAAATTTACCAGTGATTTTTACCAGGGCTTTGGCCATTTTTACATGCTCaccttaatattttaaaaaatccaacaaGAAGAGTGAAAACACCTTATAATGATCACACCATGTGTACAGGCCTAGGACCTCAACTACAGATATCTAAAAAATggaatctgaaaaataaaaaaatatttgagctATTTCTTCAGTAtcttcaaaatattaaattgcagGCTGTAGGTTGACcctttataaataatacaaagagTTATCAGGTTTAGCTGTATCAGAATGTAGGCATAGAGGtaaatgtcaaagaaaaaaaaaagtttaatgaaaaagtCAAATAGCATACTTTGAACTACTTTGTTTATAATGTCTTTTGGAAACCTATGAATAGAgaaccaaagaaaaaacaattttgtttatttagggcccattcacagcaCTGTGGTACATTACCTTTAATTTGAAAAGTGTGGggtatgttttgtgtatttaggaTAGTTTAGTTTATGTTATAAACTAAATATTTGCACCCAAGATTTACGTACATTTTTTACTTGAATTcaggatttgtgttttttatttgtgtgctggTATTCATTTATTGTTTGTGTACTTAACTGTTTTTACTGTATGGAAACTAATAAGGCTGATGATGGTACTTTTCAAGAAAAACTTTAGGATAGGTAAAAGTTGCTTCTACACAGTTACAATGGTATGcaggttgaaaaaaaacccaTAGAGCCCATAGAGTTTAGATTTAGACACTGGGTAAATTTCTGTAAGAAGCTGTTAAAACTTTTATTCCtaataattaataacattttttcaaacattcagGGAAATAACGctcagttttttaataataatttgcctttttattaatttttttcaataacaataGCAATAGAGGTGGTGATGGTCTATAGTAAATGCAAGTACATCCTTGGCATCAGAACGTGCTATTGCCACCTTAGCAAAAATTACATCTTAaaggtgttttaaataaatatctacCACTCCCTAGCATAAACTCAATGACACCACTTCAGTTCATATAAGAGTTTTAAATTTCTATAACCCactattttttatactgtacCATTACTTTGTGGATTTGCTAGTATTCTTTGTATCATTATTCCATTAAAAGATCGATTTTCagacagatggcctcacattgtCGTCAAGCATATGACCACAAGTTGCCCAGGCATTGAAATAGTTATGTTTTTTAGACTCAGACATCTAGGTTTTTTTGCTCTGAGGGTCTTAGAAAGCACTTTTGAAAGATATCACCTTCATATGCCGTAAAGAGGTCCCAATCGTTGGCGTCTCATTTATAACACTTGATTTTAATGAAGTGTAAAGATGTACTTAGTTTTccacattttgtaatgtaatttttttccccagtgatggacttttagtttttttctttcttctgaacattttcaaaaggcaaaaaataaacctGCCAGTTGATAAATatgaatagtaaaaaataattacgcgctatttttgttttagatttattaatGAAATAGAAGTCACAAATGCTCTGGGGTTACTTGGATTAGTAGTTACTGATGGAAGAAAAGAGCACATAAGCAAATTCATGAAATCAAACAATGGGTAAGTACTAGGAATGTGTAAAGTCTTTGAAAGCTCACCTAAAAGAGTA includes these proteins:
- the LOC140339349 gene encoding uncharacterized protein, coding for MLAAKKKLKKTIKKSSSSEVTQVEKPLFEFSQTPRPVPGEKLLAALQEWGHGHQKTGVSNPIEESDRRSSLGNSEDFKLVFKCVNISNSGFINEIEVTNALGLLGLVVTDGRKEHISKFMKSNNGSLNFEAFQKLVSEWHGFGRNFYRELKKGFSVIDTDNDGKITAADLREASKLAGLYFTNKELEEMLRVADKDGDQAVDITEFVEIMMKTNLF